Part of the Sulfurimonas denitrificans DSM 1251 genome is shown below.
CAAAAGAGTCCACATGTAGCTTTAGAATCTGGCAAAATGCACTTGCTAAGTATGGGAAGTGGCTTACATATAAAGAGATAAGAGAACTTTTGGAAAATGAGAGTGTAGAAGTAGAGCTCTTAAGTAAGAAATATGGTAAAAAAATCTATTATAAAAAATATATAATCACAAATGAAGAGTATGGTGTTAGTGTATTGTGGGAATAAGTTGTTAAAAAAAAGAATCCAAAGAGAATAAAAGTTACAAAACTAAACAACTTAATAAATCTTTTACATTTGTTTGTGTATAATCCACATCCGCTTTGCTGTTTTAACAAAAGAGTAGAATGTTTTTGTTTATATAAATATGTATAGACAAAAGTATTGGTTAATTTACACTTAACCTACAAACAGCAAATGGTCTGGCTAAATAAGAGGTTTCATTAACAAATAAGAGCTGAATTTTATTCAGATTTTATGAGAATTTATTGTAAGGACTTTCGATGAAAGTAAGAGCTTCAGTTAAGAAGATGTGTGATGACTGTAAAGTTGTCAAAAGAAAAGGCATTGTAAGAGTAATCTGCAAAGTTAAAAAACATAAACAGAGACAAGGATAACCATGGCTCGTATATCAGGTGTTGATTTACCAAAGAAAAAAAGAATAGAGTATGGTTTAACATACGTCTATGGAATTGGTCTTCATGCTTCTCGCAAGATTTTAGATGCGACTGGCATAGACTATAACAAAAGAGTTTACGAACTAAATGAAGATGATATTGCTGCGATTACAAAAGAGATTCGTGCTAGTCATGTTGTAGAGGGTGATCTTCGTAAACAAGTTGCAATGGACATTAAAGCACTTATGGATTTAGGTTCATACAGAGGTCTTCGTCACCGTCGTGGTCTTCCATGTCGTGGTCAAAAAACTAAGACAAATGCGCGTACTCGTAAGGGTAAACGCAAAACTGTCGGCGCAGCGTAAGGGATAACAGATGGCAAAAAGAAAAGCTGTTAGAAAAAAAGTAGTAAAGAAAAATATTGCACGTGGTATCTGTCACATCTCTGCATCATTTAACAATACACTTGTAACAATTACAGATGAAATGGGTAACATGATTGCTTGGAGTTCTGCTGGTAGCCTTGGTTTTAAGGGTAGTAAAAAATCTACTCCTTTTGCAGCTCAAGCAGCCGTAGAAGATGCAGTAGCAAAAGCTCAAGTACATGGTGTAAAAGAACTTGGTATTAAAGTTCAAGGTCCTGGTTCAGGAAGAGAAACTGCAACTAAAGCAGTAGGCGGAATTGAAGGTATTCGTGTAACATTTATGAAAGATGTTACTCCACTACCACACAACGGATGTCGCGCGCCTAAGCGCCGTAGAGTTTAAGGAGATTACTGATGGCAAGATATAGAGGTCCAGTAGAAAAAATCGAAAGAAGATTTGGAGTTAGCCTTAACCTAAAAGGAGAGCGTCGTTTAGCAGGTAAATCTGCATTAGAAAAACGTCCGTATGCTCCAGGTCAACATGGTCAGCGTCGTAAAAAAGTATCTGAGTACGGATTACAATTAAACGAAAAGCAAAAAGCAAAATTCATGTATGGTGTATCAGAGAAGCAATTCCGTGCACTATTCGTTGAAGCTAAAAGAAGAGAAGGAAACACAGGTACAAACCTTGTTACTTTAATTGAGCAGAGATTAGATAACGTGGTTTATCGTATGGGATTTGCAACTACTCGTCGTTTCGCACGCCAATTAGTTACTCATGGTCACCTTTTAGTAGATGGTGCAAAACTAGATATCCCTTCTTACCGTGTAAGACCAGGACAAAAAATAGAGATTCGTGAGAGCAGCAAAAACAATTCTCAAATTGTTCGTGCTCTTGAGCTTACAAATCAAACTGGTTTAGCTCCATGGGTTGATATTGATGCTGATAAAAAATTCGGTATCTTTACTCGTTTACCAGAGCGTGAGGAAGTTGTTATACCTGTAGAAGAGCGTTTAATCGTCGAACTTTACTCGAAATAATAGTTAAAATATAAAAGGCGTAAGAGACATGAAAAAGATTAAAACTACTCCACTTGCTCCACAAGAGTTTGAGGTAGAGCAGATTAGTGAGAATGAAGCTAATATAATGGCATATCCTTTTGAAACTGGGTTTGCTATATCTTTAGCTCAT
Proteins encoded:
- the rpmJ gene encoding 50S ribosomal protein L36, translating into MKVRASVKKMCDDCKVVKRKGIVRVICKVKKHKQRQG
- the rpsM gene encoding 30S ribosomal protein S13 gives rise to the protein MARISGVDLPKKKRIEYGLTYVYGIGLHASRKILDATGIDYNKRVYELNEDDIAAITKEIRASHVVEGDLRKQVAMDIKALMDLGSYRGLRHRRGLPCRGQKTKTNARTRKGKRKTVGAA
- the rpsK gene encoding 30S ribosomal protein S11: MAKRKAVRKKVVKKNIARGICHISASFNNTLVTITDEMGNMIAWSSAGSLGFKGSKKSTPFAAQAAVEDAVAKAQVHGVKELGIKVQGPGSGRETATKAVGGIEGIRVTFMKDVTPLPHNGCRAPKRRRV
- the rpsD gene encoding 30S ribosomal protein S4 encodes the protein MARYRGPVEKIERRFGVSLNLKGERRLAGKSALEKRPYAPGQHGQRRKKVSEYGLQLNEKQKAKFMYGVSEKQFRALFVEAKRREGNTGTNLVTLIEQRLDNVVYRMGFATTRRFARQLVTHGHLLVDGAKLDIPSYRVRPGQKIEIRESSKNNSQIVRALELTNQTGLAPWVDIDADKKFGIFTRLPEREEVVIPVEERLIVELYSK